From a region of the uncultured Desulfatiglans sp. genome:
- a CDS encoding Acyl-CoA synthetase (NDP forming), whose protein sequence is MAADTTHLASFFHPRNVAVIGASADTANLGRNIIKNLLNFGYQGEILPVNIQKGVLFGQRIYGSVEEVDHPIDLAVILTPAKTIPGIMEACGRKGIRRLVIESGGFSEMGEEGLPLEEACLSVARRYGIRFLGPNGIGVTNLQNGLVLPFWPMREDLKLGKVSILAQSGGVGLSYLGFLAEENIGLNKFVSMGNKLNVDENDLLEVLIEDEGTEIILLYLEGFKDGRRFLEIAARSPKPILVHKSNRFQESARIAHSHTAALFADDRLVDQALEQVGCVRVNTMVDAVDYVKSLTLPPLKGNRLAVVSRSGGHAVIAADACAHYGFDLPPFPRDFLARIETSFRAKVIRLQNPLDLGDLFDLAVYENIVEEMLKRGDVDGVLLVHGYRRGLDHEDSRKLVCRVEELIDAYRKPVAVAIFTEAVEVDFLRRHTGVPIFTAPENAMRAFYLSHQWGVRKKAAKAISPLAEIRSKTPPAILPPTSGRTHLLLSEATDFVKAYGFPVPEYKLARSAGEAAAAWRTIGGPVALKVNRPHISHKTDAGAVILGIDSSDAAAEAFDDLARRLAPEPLEALIQAMAPGGREVILGGKQDEVFGPVVLFGLGGIFVEALEDVAWRAAPLERSDARAMMQQIRGRRILEGIRGEEPCDFEALEDLLVQLSRMLVDHPGIFEIDINPVRVGRQGRGAAALDARILLRSNGDTRAA, encoded by the coding sequence ATGGCAGCTGACACAACCCACCTCGCATCCTTTTTCCACCCCCGCAACGTCGCCGTCATCGGCGCGTCGGCCGACACGGCCAATCTCGGGCGGAACATCATCAAGAACCTGCTCAACTTCGGGTACCAGGGCGAGATCCTTCCTGTCAACATCCAGAAAGGGGTCCTTTTCGGCCAGCGCATCTACGGCTCGGTCGAGGAGGTGGACCACCCGATCGACCTGGCGGTGATCCTCACCCCGGCAAAGACCATCCCGGGCATCATGGAGGCCTGCGGGCGCAAGGGTATCCGCCGGCTCGTCATCGAATCGGGGGGATTCTCCGAGATGGGGGAGGAAGGACTGCCCCTGGAAGAGGCATGCCTCTCCGTCGCCCGGCGCTACGGCATCCGTTTCCTCGGCCCGAACGGGATCGGCGTCACCAATCTCCAGAACGGGCTGGTGCTCCCCTTCTGGCCGATGCGCGAGGACCTGAAGCTCGGCAAGGTCTCCATCCTGGCTCAGAGCGGCGGCGTCGGATTGAGCTACCTCGGCTTCCTGGCGGAGGAAAACATCGGGCTGAACAAATTCGTCTCCATGGGAAACAAGCTGAACGTCGACGAGAACGACCTGCTCGAGGTCCTGATCGAGGACGAAGGGACCGAGATCATCCTGCTCTACCTGGAGGGGTTCAAAGACGGGCGACGCTTCCTGGAGATCGCTGCGCGCTCCCCGAAGCCCATCCTCGTCCACAAATCCAACCGCTTCCAGGAAAGTGCCCGCATCGCCCACTCCCACACCGCCGCCCTCTTCGCGGACGACCGCCTGGTGGATCAGGCCCTGGAACAGGTCGGCTGTGTCCGGGTAAACACCATGGTGGACGCCGTCGATTACGTCAAGAGCCTCACCCTTCCGCCCCTCAAGGGAAACCGGCTGGCGGTCGTTTCCCGCTCCGGCGGGCACGCCGTCATCGCCGCCGATGCCTGCGCCCACTACGGCTTCGACCTGCCGCCTTTTCCACGCGACTTCCTCGCCCGGATCGAAACCAGCTTCCGCGCCAAGGTCATCCGTCTCCAGAACCCGCTCGATCTGGGGGACCTGTTCGATCTGGCCGTCTATGAAAACATTGTCGAGGAGATGCTCAAACGGGGCGACGTGGACGGCGTCCTTCTCGTGCACGGCTACCGGCGCGGGCTGGACCACGAGGACAGCCGGAAGCTGGTCTGCCGGGTGGAGGAACTGATCGATGCCTACCGCAAACCCGTCGCGGTCGCCATCTTCACCGAGGCGGTGGAGGTCGATTTCCTGCGGCGGCACACCGGCGTTCCCATCTTCACCGCCCCCGAAAACGCCATGCGCGCCTTTTACCTTTCCCATCAGTGGGGCGTCCGCAAGAAAGCCGCGAAGGCGATCAGCCCCCTAGCGGAAATCCGCTCCAAGACGCCGCCTGCCATCCTCCCCCCGACCTCAGGGCGCACACACCTGCTCCTGAGCGAAGCCACAGACTTTGTCAAGGCCTACGGTTTTCCGGTACCGGAATACAAGCTGGCACGGTCCGCCGGCGAGGCCGCAGCGGCCTGGCGGACCATCGGCGGCCCGGTCGCCCTGAAGGTCAACCGTCCGCACATCTCGCACAAGACCGATGCGGGCGCGGTGATCCTGGGCATCGATTCGAGCGATGCCGCGGCTGAGGCCTTCGATGACCTGGCCCGGAGGCTGGCCCCGGAGCCGCTGGAGGCCCTGATCCAGGCCATGGCGCCGGGCGGCCGCGAGGTGATCCTCGGAGGCAAACAGGACGAGGTGTTCGGGCCTGTGGTCCTCTTCGGGCTGGGAGGCATCTTCGTCGAGGCGCTCGAGGACGTGGCCTGGCGGGCCGCACCGCTCGAGCGATCCGATGCCCGGGCCATGATGCAGCAGATCCGCGGCCGGAGGATCCTCGAGGGCATCCGCGGGGAGGAGCCGTGCGATTTCGAGGCGCTGGAAGACCTGCTCGTCCAACTCTCGCGGATGCTCGTGGACCATCCCGGCATCTTCGAAATCGACATCAACCCCGTGCGGGTGGGACGACAGGGGCGCGGGGCGGCGGCGCTCGATGCGCGGATCCTGCTTCGATCCAATGGAGACACCCGGGCAGCCTGA
- a CDS encoding conserved hypothetical protein (Evidence 4 : Unknown function but conserved in other organisms), translated as MRTGTTSWIDPSRDLEGNVAQLAGSVEDIELVLFDVKGYGNNLPDRAAIRRLAALAEEWGHTYTVHLPQDLCVDEDGTCPDGSIEKARQVIELTRDLHPWAYVAHLNGDALLDHPSPSQCGRWMRRAERAARIVAGWLEDPARLAVENIERWDAANLAPVLDALPVSRCVDIGHLWLQRVDPLEHLNAWLDRTRVVHLHGLRDFPPPAAQVFQPGLDHTSLARIPPAALDPVAACLTDRFEGVLTLEVFSIEDLDASRAAWDRACRRVAGGPPFRPAGSGPFRRKGPAPG; from the coding sequence ATGAGGACAGGGACCACGTCCTGGATCGACCCGTCCAGAGATCTCGAAGGCAATGTCGCGCAGTTGGCCGGTTCGGTGGAGGACATCGAACTGGTCCTTTTCGACGTCAAAGGATATGGGAACAATCTCCCCGACCGCGCAGCCATCCGGCGCCTGGCGGCGCTGGCGGAGGAGTGGGGCCACACGTACACCGTGCATCTGCCGCAGGATCTTTGCGTGGATGAAGACGGAACGTGCCCGGACGGCTCGATCGAAAAGGCCCGGCAGGTCATCGAATTGACGCGGGATCTGCATCCATGGGCCTACGTCGCCCATCTGAACGGCGACGCCCTCCTGGACCACCCGTCCCCCTCGCAGTGCGGACGATGGATGCGAAGGGCGGAACGTGCGGCCCGGATCGTCGCGGGCTGGCTCGAGGATCCGGCGCGCCTGGCGGTCGAGAACATCGAGCGGTGGGATGCGGCGAATCTTGCCCCGGTGCTCGACGCCCTGCCGGTCAGCCGTTGTGTGGATATCGGACACCTGTGGCTTCAGCGGGTCGATCCGCTGGAGCACCTGAACGCCTGGCTCGACCGGACACGGGTGGTCCATCTCCATGGGCTCCGCGATTTTCCGCCGCCGGCGGCCCAGGTTTTTCAACCCGGCCTGGACCACACGAGCCTCGCGCGAATCCCGCCCGCCGCCCTCGACCCCGTTGCCGCCTGCCTCACGGACCGATTCGAAGGGGTGCTCACCCTCGAGGTTTTTTCGATCGAAGACCTCGATGCCTCTCGCGCCGCATGGGACCGGGCCTGCCGGCGCGTCGCGGGCGGCCCTCCTTTCAGACCTGCTGGATCCGGACCATTTCGAAGAAAAGGTCCTGCTCCCGGATGA
- a CDS encoding Response regulator protein modulated with CBS domain pair has product MNDSIKVLMVDDEEQFRATTRKLLTRKGFDTLLAGSGEEALQQLENQPDVVILDIKMPGMDGHETLKEIRRQAPDMPVIMLTGHGDLPSAKEARESGAFDYLSKPCDIDLLAAKISDAFTSRRKGTRPAERKVREVMIPFEEYTSISAGQSVLEAILELKETFSSRMTTSRIMETGHRSLLVLGANGEVQGVMTIKDLLEAIMPAYLSAPKPSTADSIQYSPMFWSGMFTLEVRKLAAKKVGEVMSPRPSTIDVDSNLMEAAFLMVTQNERRLLVMQGAQPVGVIREQDLFFEMVRIQQV; this is encoded by the coding sequence ATGAACGATTCGATCAAGGTTCTCATGGTGGACGACGAGGAGCAATTCAGGGCCACGACCCGGAAATTGCTGACCCGGAAAGGATTCGACACCCTCCTGGCCGGCTCGGGCGAGGAGGCCCTCCAGCAGCTCGAGAACCAGCCCGACGTCGTCATCCTGGACATCAAGATGCCCGGTATGGACGGGCATGAAACGCTCAAGGAGATCCGCAGGCAGGCCCCCGACATGCCGGTCATCATGCTGACGGGGCATGGGGACCTCCCCTCCGCCAAGGAGGCCCGGGAATCCGGCGCATTCGATTACCTCTCGAAACCCTGCGACATCGATCTCCTGGCCGCCAAGATCTCCGACGCCTTCACATCCCGGAGGAAAGGGACGCGTCCGGCCGAGCGGAAGGTCCGGGAGGTCATGATTCCGTTCGAGGAATACACGTCCATCTCCGCCGGCCAATCCGTCCTGGAGGCGATTCTGGAGCTGAAGGAGACCTTCAGCTCGCGGATGACCACGAGCCGCATCATGGAGACGGGTCACCGTTCGCTCCTGGTCCTCGGCGCCAACGGCGAGGTCCAGGGGGTGATGACCATCAAGGACCTCCTCGAGGCCATCATGCCCGCGTATCTGAGCGCCCCCAAACCCTCCACGGCGGACAGCATCCAGTACTCGCCCATGTTCTGGTCCGGCATGTTCACCCTCGAGGTGCGGAAGCTGGCCGCGAAAAAGGTCGGTGAGGTGATGTCTCCAAGGCCCTCCACGATCGACGTGGATTCCAACCTCATGGAGGCCGCCTTCCTGATGGTCACCCAGAACGAACGGCGCCTCCTGGTCATGCAGGGCGCACAGCCCGTCGGCGTCATCCGGGAGCAGGACCTTTTCTTCGAAATGGTCCGGATCCAGCAGGTCTGA
- a CDS encoding conserved membrane hypothetical protein (Evidence 4 : Unknown function but conserved in other organisms), which yields MSMTQTLPDDAARNRPGFDAVRRFLEKAIGLLINPGRFYEARKDEKGYRTAISFLLTVSILFTLAGALVMPQEKAFFAVVFFLNAFSMPFLTAGILYPVARLFCRRTFTFEALFRIVAYANVSLLISWLPGMAWVGGIWKFYLIGVGMTRTGGIKTRVVLACLAAAAVLLLLLIHLLKPLISA from the coding sequence ATGAGCATGACACAGACTCTCCCAGACGATGCGGCACGCAACCGCCCGGGCTTTGATGCAGTGAGACGGTTTCTGGAAAAGGCCATCGGGCTTCTGATCAACCCGGGCAGATTCTACGAGGCACGCAAGGACGAAAAGGGGTACCGCACTGCAATCTCTTTTCTGTTGACGGTGTCAATCCTCTTCACACTGGCAGGCGCGCTGGTCATGCCGCAGGAGAAGGCCTTCTTTGCAGTGGTCTTTTTCCTGAATGCCTTTTCGATGCCTTTCCTGACGGCCGGGATCCTTTACCCGGTGGCGCGCCTTTTCTGCCGGCGGACCTTCACGTTCGAGGCCCTCTTTCGGATCGTCGCCTACGCCAACGTGAGTCTTCTGATCTCCTGGCTTCCGGGCATGGCCTGGGTCGGCGGGATCTGGAAGTTCTACCTGATCGGCGTCGGCATGACCCGAACCGGCGGCATCAAAACACGGGTGGTCCTGGCCTGCCTGGCGGCGGCTGCGGTTCTGCTCCTCTTGCTGATTCACCTGTTGAAGCCGCTCATCTCGGCCTGA
- a CDS encoding Sodium/sulphate symporter: MTDKREKPSGYDKYINWKLFIFPLGILVLLLVMPTPKSMLDVGVEYAYGPKYVQEFFAGELFGDETENLQQWQILMVRMMEASLQKSAYGHAAFLKRNEKWCKENDITCTKSHLEQVMSFAEQLPPERFRSLMDRAYTLRTDELTFDRLTEKEQAKALKAGYHVKAAVAIVAFVVLCFVTEAMPLPMVAFSIGIIAMITGIVNRKTVASYYWSDATWFIMGSLMFATAFVKTGVDKRIAMMMFGKLKNPDIKWVTLIIVMIIAPLTMFMSDHALAAMFLPIGILIYTTSASASGKEDPELAKMLMITIAMACNLGGSLAPSGAARNIIMMSYAEDMFGFSMGFGQWCIYCIPFLVFLIPVTWFVINWRFKPAISNLGEAFAVVKEQTARIGGGRWTRDQKLALIIFLAMLFCWITEKNLLLQWTGIRFGIGVLAVMGAIAYILSGVVNWRDYQTKVDWGVVWLYAGAIIFGKVLVDTGGAFWIARSLLALAEPLGVSQGMGLLLTGNLITALLTQIMADGPACAAVGPVTLAMAGIAHPGSAMIPFMAMGTAIASSFAYCLVIGTPPNAIVYASGYLTAKDYLRVGIILWVTNMLGLAIMASTYWNWMGWPGLKPF, encoded by the coding sequence ATGACAGACAAAAGAGAAAAACCCTCAGGCTATGACAAGTATATCAATTGGAAGCTGTTCATCTTCCCGCTGGGCATCCTGGTGCTCCTGCTGGTGATGCCGACACCGAAAAGCATGCTCGATGTCGGGGTCGAGTACGCCTACGGGCCCAAGTATGTCCAGGAATTTTTCGCCGGCGAGCTGTTCGGAGACGAGACCGAGAACCTCCAGCAGTGGCAGATCCTGATGGTCCGTATGATGGAGGCCAGTCTCCAGAAATCCGCCTACGGACACGCAGCGTTTCTCAAGCGGAACGAAAAATGGTGCAAGGAAAACGACATAACCTGCACCAAATCCCATTTGGAGCAGGTTATGTCGTTTGCCGAACAGCTGCCGCCCGAGCGTTTTCGTTCGCTGATGGATCGTGCCTACACCCTGCGCACCGACGAATTGACCTTCGACCGGCTTACGGAAAAGGAGCAAGCCAAGGCCCTCAAGGCCGGATATCACGTCAAAGCGGCGGTGGCCATCGTCGCATTCGTGGTGCTCTGCTTCGTCACGGAGGCGATGCCCCTTCCCATGGTGGCCTTCTCCATCGGGATCATCGCGATGATCACCGGGATCGTCAACCGGAAGACCGTCGCCTCATACTACTGGTCGGACGCGACCTGGTTCATCATGGGCAGCCTCATGTTCGCCACCGCCTTCGTCAAGACCGGCGTCGACAAGCGGATCGCCATGATGATGTTCGGCAAGCTCAAAAACCCCGACATCAAGTGGGTGACGCTCATCATCGTCATGATCATCGCCCCCTTGACGATGTTCATGTCGGACCACGCCCTGGCGGCCATGTTTCTGCCGATCGGCATCCTCATCTACACCACCTCCGCCTCGGCCTCGGGGAAGGAGGACCCCGAACTCGCCAAGATGCTGATGATCACCATTGCCATGGCCTGCAACCTCGGCGGCTCCCTCGCGCCCTCCGGTGCGGCGCGCAACATCATCATGATGAGCTATGCCGAAGACATGTTCGGTTTTTCGATGGGCTTCGGCCAGTGGTGCATCTACTGCATCCCGTTCCTCGTCTTCCTGATCCCCGTCACCTGGTTCGTCATCAACTGGCGCTTCAAGCCGGCCATATCGAACCTGGGCGAGGCCTTCGCGGTGGTGAAGGAGCAGACGGCCAGGATCGGCGGAGGCAGGTGGACGCGGGATCAGAAACTCGCCCTGATCATCTTCCTCGCCATGCTTTTCTGCTGGATCACGGAGAAGAACCTGCTGCTGCAGTGGACCGGCATCCGCTTCGGGATCGGTGTGCTGGCGGTCATGGGGGCGATCGCCTACATCCTTTCGGGCGTGGTCAACTGGCGCGACTACCAGACCAAGGTCGACTGGGGCGTGGTCTGGCTCTACGCCGGGGCCATCATCTTCGGCAAGGTGCTGGTGGACACCGGCGGCGCCTTCTGGATCGCCCGGAGCCTGCTGGCCCTGGCCGAACCCCTGGGGGTCAGCCAGGGGATGGGGCTCCTCCTGACCGGCAACCTCATCACGGCCCTGCTCACCCAGATCATGGCCGACGGCCCGGCCTGTGCGGCGGTGGGCCCGGTGACCCTGGCCATGGCAGGCATCGCCCACCCAGGGAGCGCCATGATCCCCTTCATGGCCATGGGCACTGCGATCGCCTCCTCCTTCGCCTACTGCCTGGTGATCGGCACGCCGCCCAACGCGATCGTCTACGCCAGCGGCTACCTGACCGCGAAGGACTACCTGCGGGTGGGGATCATCCTCTGGGTCACGAACATGCTCGGGCTGGCGATCATGGCTTCCACCTACTGGAACTGGATGGGATGGCCGGGTCTGAAGCCTTTCTAG
- a CDS encoding hypothetical protein (Evidence 5 : Unknown function), which translates to MTTEESKAETSGKFRWTRERERSFFFYATIVMFILYGLMKWFGEA; encoded by the coding sequence ATGACTACTGAGGAGAGCAAAGCCGAAACCTCAGGGAAATTCAGGTGGACCAGGGAGAGGGAACGTTCGTTCTTTTTCTATGCAACCATCGTGATGTTCATCCTTTACGGCCTGATGAAATGGTTCGGCGAGGCCTGA
- a CDS encoding Response regulator receiver domain protein produces METMKMMLVDDEERFLSTTQKLLARKGYDVITAGSGAEALEKLRMENVHVVILDVKMPGMDGIATLKQIKNLFPMVEVIMLTGHATVDSAVEGLKSGATDYLMKPTDIDDLIGKAEDAFHNRQKIEGRIRVAQARSAMKSPRQILEGSE; encoded by the coding sequence ATGGAAACCATGAAGATGATGCTGGTGGACGACGAGGAACGCTTCCTCTCCACCACCCAGAAATTGCTGGCAAGAAAAGGGTATGACGTCATCACCGCCGGGAGCGGAGCCGAGGCCCTCGAGAAACTCAGGATGGAGAACGTTCACGTCGTCATTCTCGATGTCAAGATGCCCGGCATGGACGGGATCGCCACGCTCAAGCAGATCAAAAACCTGTTCCCGATGGTGGAGGTCATCATGTTGACGGGTCACGCAACGGTCGACAGCGCCGTCGAAGGGCTCAAATCAGGCGCCACCGACTACCTCATGAAACCGACCGACATCGATGATCTGATCGGCAAGGCGGAGGACGCCTTCCACAACCGGCAGAAGATCGAAGGAAGGATCCGGGTGGCGCAGGCAAGAAGCGCCATGAAATCCCCCCGGCAGATCCTTGAAGGTTCGGAGTAG
- a CDS encoding ATPase/histidine kinase/DNA gyrase B/HSP90 domain protein: MPYQPGHPNGQNHHYATLRRILLTSSIIGPLIPFVLVLIIGYTYFKNAQETSTVLHMKRIAFDHGQMIDSFLRERRADLSCIADIHSFESLRRPEFLQATLTLLQKTSNAFLDLGVFDQDGLHVAYVGPYQLTGRNYSDADWFKAVLKNGFYISDVFLGYRRIPHFIIALTREEAGRNWVLRATIDTDLFNQLVKQVKIGETGEAYLLNAEGLFQTERRAGGQLMEKDPETLIYPSPESGVRTFVEKDAAGLPYLFATTWLTEKKWLLVVRQEKRDAFAALRKASILILITTLLGGAVILVSAFILTNRIIRRMEDMDAEREQLGEQLVRAARLAELGEMAAGFAHEINNPLQIIKAEKSLIDNIMADMKEKGALTPSEDLDEIEDSMRQINSQIDRCAEITQAILKFGRKSEPVIRDVDLQRFIPEILAMVAKKAAVHGIGIQEQIHADTPPVHGDPAQLQQVLLNLLNNAVDAVLARHGTEGGELVVGTEPSEGGLVKLFVKDNGCGISPENLKKIFSPFFTTKPVGKGTGLGLAVCYGIVDRMGGTMEVNSAEGIGTVFTLRLPAAS; encoded by the coding sequence ATGCCCTATCAGCCCGGACACCCAAACGGCCAAAACCATCACTACGCCACTCTCAGAAGGATCCTCCTGACCAGTTCCATCATCGGGCCGCTGATCCCTTTCGTCCTCGTCCTGATCATCGGATACACCTATTTCAAGAACGCCCAGGAAACGAGCACTGTCCTGCACATGAAGCGGATTGCGTTCGACCACGGGCAGATGATCGATTCTTTCCTTCGGGAACGTAGGGCCGACCTGAGCTGCATCGCGGACATCCACTCATTCGAATCGCTTCGCCGTCCCGAGTTCCTTCAAGCCACGCTCACGCTGCTGCAAAAGACCTCCAACGCCTTTCTGGATCTGGGCGTCTTCGATCAGGACGGACTGCACGTGGCCTATGTAGGCCCTTATCAACTGACAGGACGGAACTACAGCGATGCCGACTGGTTCAAGGCCGTTCTCAAGAACGGCTTCTACATCAGCGATGTCTTTCTGGGGTACCGGCGCATCCCCCACTTCATCATCGCCCTGACCCGCGAAGAAGCGGGACGCAACTGGGTCCTGAGGGCGACAATCGACACGGATCTCTTCAACCAACTGGTCAAGCAGGTGAAAATCGGCGAAACGGGGGAGGCCTACCTCCTCAATGCGGAGGGCTTGTTTCAGACCGAACGGAGGGCCGGAGGCCAGCTCATGGAAAAGGACCCCGAAACACTCATCTACCCCTCCCCTGAAAGCGGGGTTCGGACCTTCGTCGAAAAGGACGCCGCCGGGCTCCCCTACCTGTTCGCGACCACCTGGCTGACGGAGAAGAAATGGCTCCTCGTCGTGCGCCAGGAAAAGCGCGACGCCTTCGCGGCCCTGCGCAAGGCGAGCATCCTCATCCTGATCACGACGTTGCTGGGCGGCGCGGTCATCCTTGTTTCGGCCTTCATTCTGACCAATCGGATCATCCGCCGCATGGAGGACATGGACGCAGAAAGGGAGCAACTGGGCGAGCAGCTGGTGCGTGCCGCGCGGCTGGCGGAACTGGGGGAAATGGCCGCCGGCTTCGCCCACGAAATCAACAACCCGCTCCAGATCATCAAGGCCGAAAAATCGCTGATCGACAACATCATGGCCGACATGAAGGAAAAGGGCGCGCTGACGCCCTCCGAAGACCTCGATGAAATCGAGGATTCCATGCGCCAGATCAACTCCCAGATCGACCGCTGCGCCGAGATCACGCAGGCCATCCTGAAATTCGGTCGCAAGAGCGAGCCGGTCATCCGGGATGTCGACCTGCAGAGATTCATCCCGGAGATCCTGGCGATGGTCGCCAAAAAGGCAGCCGTGCACGGGATCGGCATCCAGGAACAGATCCACGCCGACACCCCTCCGGTCCACGGCGATCCGGCCCAGTTGCAGCAGGTGCTGTTGAATCTCCTGAACAACGCCGTCGATGCGGTCCTCGCGCGCCACGGGACCGAAGGAGGGGAACTGGTCGTCGGCACGGAGCCATCGGAGGGCGGACTGGTCAAACTGTTCGTCAAGGACAACGGCTGCGGCATCAGCCCGGAGAACCTGAAGAAGATCTTCAGCCCCTTTTTCACCACGAAACCGGTCGGGAAAGGCACCGGTCTGGGGCTCGCGGTCTGCTACGGCATCGTTGACCGCATGGGCGGAACGATGGAGGTCAACAGCGCGGAAGGAATAGGCACCGTCTTTACCCTCCGTCTGCCTGCAGCCTCGTAG
- a CDS encoding AMP-binding enzyme, which yields MNFTDYLRMNAVKYRGKVALIERHPARTGRRVLTWSDFNAEVNKVGNFLRKDLGIQKGDRVLHLFNNSIEWLTTYFGIIKIGAVVVPLNFRFIESDIAYAGDIAEPSAFLFGPEFLDRVNNVRERLKTVRRFIVDGEVCPEGMTSFSEIERSADTSECIVDMQDGDDLAVMFTSGTTGNAKPVVHTHGSMQATAVGNGLSLPLTVDDNYLIVLPLYHSGSLFMWFSYYVVGATGTLICEYRDPKWLLEAIEEEKANAFLAVVPMCVDLINQIEVGKIDPRRFDLSSWKYVTTGAQPVPPHIFSRLLDLLPCNVIHTYGTTEAGGGATWCIYDADILRKPGSIGRPDFGVEGRIVDEAGKDVAPGRVGEIAIRTPRLMKGYYRNADLTRQSIRDGFFYTGDLARMDEEGYYYIVDRKKDMITSGGENIYPVEIEEVLHEHPDVDDAAVIGYPDERFVEIVMAVVQLKEGRMVGGEEIIAFCKSRLAIYKVPRKVVFDRVPRNPTGKLLKTVLREKYSGAKEAFKMI from the coding sequence ATGAATTTTACCGATTACCTGCGCATGAACGCCGTCAAGTACAGGGGGAAGGTCGCCCTGATCGAAAGACACCCTGCCAGGACCGGACGTCGGGTGCTCACCTGGAGCGATTTCAACGCCGAGGTCAACAAGGTCGGAAACTTCCTCCGGAAAGATCTGGGGATTCAAAAGGGAGACCGGGTTTTGCACCTGTTCAACAATTCGATCGAGTGGTTGACGACCTACTTCGGCATCATCAAGATCGGCGCCGTGGTCGTCCCTCTGAATTTCCGATTCATCGAATCGGATATCGCCTATGCAGGGGACATCGCCGAGCCGTCCGCTTTTCTGTTCGGGCCTGAGTTTCTTGACCGCGTCAACAACGTTCGGGAGCGGCTCAAGACCGTCCGGCGGTTCATCGTCGATGGGGAGGTCTGTCCGGAGGGGATGACTTCGTTCTCCGAGATCGAGCGCTCCGCCGACACGTCAGAGTGTATCGTCGACATGCAGGACGGCGATGACCTGGCGGTCATGTTCACCTCCGGCACGACCGGGAATGCCAAACCGGTGGTCCACACGCACGGAAGCATGCAGGCGACCGCCGTCGGAAACGGCTTGAGCCTTCCGCTGACGGTGGACGACAATTACCTGATCGTGCTTCCCCTCTATCATTCGGGCAGCCTGTTCATGTGGTTTTCCTATTATGTGGTGGGCGCGACCGGGACCCTCATATGCGAATACCGGGATCCCAAATGGCTCCTGGAGGCCATCGAGGAAGAGAAGGCAAACGCCTTCCTGGCGGTGGTCCCGATGTGTGTCGACCTGATCAACCAGATCGAGGTCGGAAAGATCGATCCGCGGCGGTTCGACCTCTCTTCCTGGAAATATGTGACGACCGGCGCACAGCCCGTGCCGCCCCATATCTTCAGCCGATTGCTGGACCTCTTGCCCTGCAACGTGATCCATACCTATGGGACAACGGAGGCGGGCGGCGGTGCGACCTGGTGCATCTATGACGCCGATATCCTGCGCAAGCCCGGCTCGATCGGGAGGCCCGACTTCGGGGTCGAAGGGCGCATCGTCGACGAGGCGGGGAAGGACGTCGCTCCGGGTCGGGTTGGGGAAATTGCGATCCGGACGCCGCGGCTCATGAAGGGATATTACAGGAATGCGGATCTCACGCGGCAGAGTATCCGCGACGGCTTTTTTTATACAGGAGACCTTGCCCGGATGGACGAGGAGGGGTATTACTATATCGTCGACCGGAAAAAAGACATGATCACCAGCGGCGGGGAGAACATCTACCCGGTGGAGATCGAAGAGGTCCTGCACGAGCACCCGGACGTCGACGACGCGGCGGTGATCGGGTATCCGGATGAGCGGTTCGTCGAGATCGTCATGGCCGTGGTTCAGCTGAAAGAGGGGAGGATGGTCGGCGGGGAGGAGATCATCGCCTTCTGCAAATCGAGGCTGGCGATCTACAAAGTGCCGCGAAAGGTGGTCTTCGACCGGGTTCCCCGGAACCCGACCGGCAAACTTCTGAAAACGGTGCTCAGGGAGAAGTACTCTGGTGCGAAGGAAGCGTTCAAAATGATTTGA